The proteins below come from a single Rosa rugosa chromosome 2, drRosRugo1.1, whole genome shotgun sequence genomic window:
- the LOC133732516 gene encoding mediator of RNA polymerase II transcription subunit 13 isoform X3 gives MWTNVFKLPGFKQLSWYQYLPHESELIKLPDKSSVKDAATQMVLSSHLQLQKEGLLSTWTNSFVGPWDPSQGMHNPDEKIKLWLFLPGRYSTVPDSAQVAVSKLRVVASGVWISPGDSEEVATALSQALRNRIERVLSGFAYMRFGDVFSKFHPSQSEEHLRRGQPTIEFIFAATEEGIFVHALVSAKHVRALSSGDLERVLKHSSKNSGYRLPVIASPHGICGRLTGCCPSDLVKQVYFSSSKSKTSNGFIGLPNHVSQGSGCQLRGQSCYVEVTLGCPRPGSDRALQSNSHSFRNVVKHQLAESPALGRGDQKGSLDNSTVYEKTFVYPAEAVLVPALQFARSSLKRFWLQNWIGPSMPGSSFFMLCSSDSIDPMEEWNETNGIRTQRGYNSSSNSNCSSISSISSSSSETDYKMATGAGELEADADSLSCRQSGLSFHDRAENDMLKLGSKRPRPGMTESFAQVGTSTSASLQDTYKSDYGSVEVNNSAITGFANEQIGSHWDWDGDDSDNGTDIHALLDEFGGFGDFFENDALPFGEPPGTAESQTLMFSAPDSGDVVDNAVGAMDVSDQLLLSEGFASFESLIPPPPAPMEETLGKNQGVGNGALASGPVNCSSASNVSEFDHIIKAEALMTFAPEYGAVETPTSEVSSSIFRSPYLPKSRKVESSSSSANNYTYGATPPSPCFDVCDEKTGMPMNSKACPGKKDANNILWSKNYYIHVGSGKEQQDGRLFTSSKDTVLTRDGVAPSSFSTLNSTNAVKASQRKMIEGTFDSENFFLSMSTIPATEIECLIFQASMCKIRHTLLSSSSLSSIGRLPGEPSMMPDNVSGKHELKRKDSIPIRIAGDNDGGIIDGHLNAPVGVWRSVGAPRVSKPSSSSSMEISTSLPHTSFGDEGMLSYGQRQPLQELLDGITLIVQQATAFVDLALDSDCGDGPYGWLALQEQWRKGFSCGPSMVHAGCGGTLASCHSLDIAGVELTDPLSADVHASSVISLLQSDIKTALKSAFGMLDGPLSVTDWCKGRNQSGETTVDGFSAESTISDCRDSSSTVALSMGEPLSPSPSVGSTGLKDVAKVDETSQRRSNQENSSSESDLQISSRLRPTLLVAPLPAILVGYQDDWLKTSASSLHLWEKAPLEPYALQKPITYCVICPDIDPLTSAAADFFQQLGSVYETCKLGTHLPQSFGNQMEVDSGKLASAGFMLLDCPQAMKIESSNASLVGSISDYFLSLSNGWDLTSYLKSLSKALKALKLGQCLSPNAKEGSSSPSMVIYVVCPFPEPIAVLQTVIESSVAIGSVVFQSDRERRSTLHSQVSKALSYSAAVDEASISNVLVLSGFSVPKLVLQIVTVDAIFKVTSPSLNELVILKETAFTVYNKARRISRGSSNDTVQSSSLSSRSHSVLTQMSSPSPGMWKDCVGPRITGHSLPREGEIDASLRTGAWDGSWPRTAAVSCDPSRMGDIFLQDETRYMFEPFFILAEPGSVDRGISPLASGNYPSESSKPFSDESGGVFMPTASGDTGSGSQADVSELDKTPSLHCCYGWTEDWRWLICIWTDSRGELLDSHIFPFGGISSRQDTKGLECLFVQVLQQGCQILQVCSSDTGLTKPRDFVIARIGSFYELEYQEWQKAINSVGGSEVKKWNLQLRRSVSDGMSASSNGPSLQQQEMSLIQERNLPSSPGPLYGSPHSKMSGYMKGGLGQPSARKQLMGAHTLIDSSRSLLQWVQSISFVTIAIDHSLQLVFQADIPSPGAQGGFGVGSSGYLEGFTPVKSLGSTPASYILIPSPSMRFLPPTPLQLPTCLTAESPPLAHLLHSKGSAIPLSTCFVVSKAVPTMRKDYRSNLKEEWPSTLLVSLIDHYGGNNFSQEKIMRGNAKQLGRSPSSEAREFEIEAHAILESVAAELHALSWMTLSPAYLERRTALPFHCDMVLRLRRLLHFADKELSKHPEKAQTVA, from the exons ATGTGGACCAATGTTTTCAAACTT CCTGGTTTTAAACAACTATCATGGTATCAATATCTCCCTCACGAGTCGGAGTTGATCAAACTACCAGACAAAAG CAGTGTGAAAGATGCTGCCACGCAGATGGTACTTTCATCACATTTACAGTTGCAGAAGGAAGGATTACTCAGCACATGGACCAATTCCTTTGTTGGGCCTTGGGATCCATCACAGGGCATGCACAACCCGG ATGAGAAAATTAAACTATGGCTTTTCCTGCCTGGGCGTTATTCAACTGTTCCCGACTCTGCTCAAGTTGCagtgtctaaattaagag TTGTTGCATCTGGAGTTTGGATATCTCCTGGGGACTCAGAAGAGGTTGCAACTGCCCTTTCTCAGGCTCTGAGGAATCGTATAGAGAG AGTGCTATCTGGATTCGCCTATATGAGATTTGGAGATGTTTTTTCAAAGTTCCATCCATCACAAAGTGAAGAGCATCTCAG GAGAGGGCAGCCTACAATTGAATTTATTTTTGCTGCCACTGAAGAGGGAATATTTGTGCATGCCTTAGTGTCAGCAAA GCATGTCCGAGCACTTTCCAGTGGTGATTTGGAGAGAGTACTGAAGCATTCTTCCAAAAATTCTGGTTATAGGCTTCCAG TAATTGCATCTCCTCATGGAATATGTGGTAGGCTTACTGGATGTTGCCCAAGTGATCTTGTGAAACAAGTGTATTTCAG TTCTAGCAAGTctaagacttcaaatggtttcATTGGTCTGCCAAATCACGTCTCTCAAGGTTCTGGTTGCCAACTTAGGGGTCAAAGTTGCTATGTTGAAGTTACTCTTGGCTGTCCTAGACCTGGAAGTGACAGGGCCTTGCAATCAAACTCACATTCCTTCAGGAATGTAGTGAAGCATCAACTTGCTGAATCTCCTGCTTTAGGAAGAGGTGATCAGAAGGGATCTTTGGATAATTCAACAGTTTATGAGAAAACATTTGTATATCCAGCTGAGGCAGTGCTTGTCCCAGCTTTGCAATTTGCGAGATCATCTCTGAAAAG ATTTTGGCTGCAGAATTGGATAGGGCCCTCCATGCCAGGCTCATCTTTCTTTATGCTTTG CAGTTCTGATAGTATAGATCCTATGGAGGAATGGAATGAAACCAATGGTATTCGCACACAACGTGGCTATAATAGTAGTAGTAACAGTAATTGTAGCAGCATTAGTAGCATAAGTAGCAGCTCGAGTGAAACTGATTACAAGATGGCAACAGGAGCCGGTGAACTAGAGGCTGACGCTGATTCTTTAAGCTGTAGACAGTCTGGTTTATCTTTTCACGATCGTGCAGAAAATGATATGTTGAAATTG GGTTCTAAGCGCCCTCGACCTGGGATGACTGAGTCGTTTGCTCAAGTGGGTACATCTACAAGTGCTTCTTTGCAGGATACGTACAAGTCTGATTATGGTTCTGTGGAAGTCAACAACTCGGCGATCACTGGATTTGCAAACGAACAGATTGGATCTCATTGGGATTGGGATGGTGATGATAGTGACAATGGCACCGATATACATGCTTTGCTGGATGAGTTTGGAGGTTTTGGAGATTTCTTTGAAAATGATGCCTTGCCTTTTGGGGAG CCCCCAGGAACTGCAGAATCTCAGACACTTATGTTTTCCGCTCCAGATTCTGGCGATGTAGTCGACAATGCAGTTGGGGCTATGGATGTTTCTGATCAGTTGCTTCTGTCAGAGGGTTTTGCATCGTTCGAAAGCCTTATCCCACCCCCTCCGGCACCCATGGAAGAGACACTCGGCAAAAATCAAGGAGTCGGAAATGGTGCTTTGGCATCAGGTCCTGTGAACTGCTCTTCAGCATCTAATGTCAGTGAATTTGATCACATAATAAAAGCCGAGGCACTGATGACATTTGCTCCTGAATATGGAGCTGTTGAAACCCCTACAAGTGAAGTCTCATCTTCCATTTTCCGAAGCCCATACTTGCCAAAATCTAGAAAAGTGGAGAGTTCAAGTTCAAGTGCAAATAATTACACGTATGGTGCAACACCACCTTCTCCTTGCTTTGATGTATGTGATGAGAAGACTGGTATGCCAATGAATTCAAAAGCATGTCCTGGAAAGAAAGATGCAAACAACATTCTCTGGTCAAAGAACTATTACATCCATGTGGGCAGTGGTAAAGAGCAACAAGACGGAAGATTGTTTACAAGTAGTAAAGACACTGTACTCACACGTGATGGGGTCGCACCATCTTCATTCTCAACACTTAATTCTACAAATGCTGTCAAAGCATCTCAGAGGAAAATGATTGAAGGGACATTTGACTCAGAAAATTTCTTTTTGTCAATGAGTACCATTCCTGCAACTGAAATTGAATGCCTCATATTCCAGGCGTCAATGTGTAAGATACGGCACACCTTATTGTCTTCAAGTAGTCTTTCATCTATTGGCAGGCTGCCTGGTGAACCAAGTATGATGCCAGATAATGTATCGGGAAAACATGAGCTGAAGAGGAAAGATTCCATACCAATTAGAATTGCTGGTGATAATGATGGAGGAATAATAGATGGACATCTCAATGCGCCTGTTGGTGTTTGGCGCTCTGTAGGAGCTCCTCGGGTCTCGAAACCCTCAAGTTCATCTAGTATGGAAATTAGCACATCCTTGCCTCATACCTCATTCGGTGATGAGGGTATGCTTTCTTATGGGCAACGACAACCACTTCAGGAACTTCTTGATGGCATTACATTAATTGTACAACAAGCTACTGCTTTTGTTGATTTGGCTCTGGACTCAGATTGTGGTGATGGTCCTTATGGTTGGCTTGCTTTACAAGAGCAGTGGAGAAAGGGATTTTCTTGTGGGCCTTCTATGGTCCATGCAGGTTGTGGGGGTACACTGGCTTCTTGTCACTCCCTGGACATTGCTGGTGTGGAGTTAACTGATCCGCTCTCTGCTGAT GTTCATGCTTCATCTGTGATTAGTTTGCTGCAGTCTGACATAAAGACGGCCTTAAAGTCTGCATTTGGTATGTTGGATGGGCCATTGTCTGTCACTGATTGGTGCAAAGGCCGCAACCAATCAGGAGAAACCACAGTGGATGGATTTTCTGCTGAGTCCACTATAAGTGATTGTAGAGATTCGTCAAGTACTGTAGCACTATCTATGGGAGAACCATTGAGCCCATCACCTTCTGTTGGATCAACTGGCCTTAAAG ATGTAGCGAAAGTGGATGAGACATCCCAAAGAAGATCAAACCAAGAAAACAGTAGTTCTGAATCTGACCTGCAGATAAGCTCGCGGCTAAGACCGACACTTTTGGTTGCTCCATTGCCTGCTATACTTGTTGG GTATCAAGATGATTGGCTTAAGACATCAGCAAGCTCTCTGCACCTCTGGGAAAAGGCTCCCCTTGAGCCATATGCTCTGCAAAAACCT ATTACTTATTGTGTTATATGTCCAGACATCGATCCCCTTACCTCTGCCGCTGCTGATTTTTTTCAGCAACTAGGAAGTG TTTATGAAACATGTAAATTGGGAACTCATTTACCTCAGAGTTTTGGGAATCAAATGGAGGTTGACTCTGGAAAATTGGCATCTGCTGGATTCATGCTACTTGATTGCCCTCAAGCAATGAAGATTGAAAGCAGCAATGCATCTCTAGTGGGCTCAATAAGTgattattttctttctctttcaaaTGGTTGGGACTTGACGAGCTACCTGAAGTCTCTTTCAAAGGCTCTCAAAGCTTTGAAACTTGGTCAATGCTTGTCTCCAAATGCAAAAGAAGGAAGCAGCAGTCCTTCCATG GTAATATATGTGGTGTGCCCCTTCCCCGAACCTATTGCAGTTTTGCAGACAGTTATTGAATCTTCTGTTGCTATTGGATCCGTTGTCTTCCAATCAGACAGAGAAAGGAGATCTACATTGCACAGTCAGGTTTCAAAGGCATTAAGCTACTCAGCAGCAGTGGACGAAGCATCAATATCAAATGTTTTAGTACTCTCTGGGTTTAGCGTTCCTAAATTGGTACTGCAGATTGTGACAGTTGATGCCATTTTCAAAGTTACTAGTCCATCACTGAATGAGCTTGTGATTCTTAAGGAGACTGCTTTTACTGTTTACAACAAGGCTCGTCGAATATCACGAGGATCTTCTAATGATACAGTCCAGTCATCATCATTGTCTAGTAGATCCCATTCAGTCCTCACACAAATGTCTTCTCCCTCTCCGGGGATGTGGAAGGATTGTGTTGGCCCTCGTATTACCGGGCATTCCCTTCCAAGAGAGGGTGAAATTGACGCTAGTTTGAGGACTGGTGCCTGGGATGGTTCATGGCCAAGAACTGCAGCTGTAAGCTGTGATCCCAGCCGAATGGGAGATATTTTCCTTCAAGATGAAACTCGCTACATGTTTGAACCGTTTTTTATTCTTGCGGAACCTGGTTCTGTAGATCGTGGGATTTCACCTTTGGCTTCTGGTAATTATCCATCAGAATCTTCTAAGCCATTTTCCGATGAGAGTGGTGGAGTTTTTATGCCAACTGCAAGTGGGGATACTGGATCAGGCTCTCAAGCTGATGTATCTGAGTTAGATAAGACTCCAAGCCTGCATTGTTGCTATGGATGGACAGAGGATTGGCGCTGGCTAATATGCATCTGGACAGATTCTAGGGGAGAATTACTTGATAGCCACATATTCCCCTTTGGTGGAATTAGTAGTAGACAAGACACAAAGGGACTGGAGTGCCTTTTTGTCCAAGTTCTGCAGCAAGGCTGTCAGATACTGCAGGTATGCTCTTCTGATACTGGACTGACAAAACCCAGGGACTTCGTGATTGCACGCATTGGAAGTTTCTACGAACTTGAATACCAAG AGTGGCAGAAAGCAATTAATTCAGTTGGGGGTTCAGAAGTGAAAAAATGGAACTTGCAATTGCGGCGATCTGTATCTGATGGGATGTCTGCTAGTAGTAATGGGCCTTCCTTGCAGCAGCAGGAAATGAGTTTGATTCAAGAAAGAAATCTACCTTCGTCACCTGGCCCTCTATATGGAAGCCCTCACTCAAAGATGTCTGGATATATGAAAGGTGGTTTGGGACAACCTTCTGCGAGAAAGCAGCTTATGGGTGCACATACGTTGATTGACAGCTCAAGAAGTTTGCTTCAGTGGGTGCAAAGCATCAGCTTTGTCACAATTGCAATTGACCATTCTTTACAGCTCGTCTTTCAGGCAGATATACCTTCTCCTG GAGCTCAAGGTGGTTTTGGTGTGGGCTCGTCCGGATATCTGGAAGGCTTCACCCCTGTGAAGTCTCTTGGCTCCACACCTGCATCTTACATTCTGATCCCGTCACCTAGCATGCGTTTCCTTCCTCCAACACCTCTTCAGCTGCCCACATGTCTCACTGCTGAATCACCTCCACTAGCACATCTCCTTCACAGCAAAGGCTCTGCTATTCCCCTTTCTACTTGTTTTGTGGTTTCAAAAGCTGTACCTACTATGAGGAAAGATTATAGGAGCAACTTGAAAGAGGAATGGCCTTCAACTCTTTTGGTCAGTCTTATTGATCACTATGGAGGTAATAACTTTAGCCAAGAAAAGATCATGAGAGGTAATGCTAAACAACTGGGAAGGAGTCCAAGCTCGGAAGCTAGAGAATTTGAAATTGAGGCTCATGCCATCCTTGAATCTGTTGCAGCAGAGCTTCATGCACTCTCTTGGATGACCCTGAGTCCAGCATACCTGGAGAGGCGGACTGCCCTGCCTTTCCACTGTGATATGGTTTTGAGACTGAGGAGGCTTCTTCATTTTGCTGATAAGGAGCTCTCTAAGCATCCTGAGAAGGCACAGACTGTGGCTTAA